In Hirundo rustica isolate bHirRus1 chromosome 4, bHirRus1.pri.v3, whole genome shotgun sequence, a genomic segment contains:
- the SLC35E3 gene encoding solute carrier family 35 member E3, giving the protein MGWLPAQGRLVAGLLVNLAASICIVFLNKWLYVRLGFPNLSLTLVHFAITWLGLYLCQALGAFSPKSLQPAQVLPLALSFCGFVVFTNLSLQSNTIGTYQLAKAMTTPVIVVIQSVAYGKTFPLRIKLTLVPITLGVFLNSYYDVKFSVLGMAFATLGVLVTSLYQVWVGAKQHELQVNSMQLLYYQAPMSSAMLLFIIPFFEPVFGEGGIFGPWTLSAVIMVLLSGIIAFMVNLSIYWIIGNTSPVTYNMFGHFKFCITLLGGCLLFKDPLSVNQGLGILCTLFGILAYTHFKLSEQESNKSKLVQRP; this is encoded by the exons ATGGGCTGGCTGCCGGCGCAGGGTCGGCTGGTGGCGGGGCTGCTGGTCAATCTGGCCGCCTCCATCTGCATCGTCTTCCTGAACAAGTGGCTGTACGTGCGGCTGGGCTTCCCCAACCTCAGCCTCACCCTGGTGCACTTCGCCATCACCTGGCTCGGCCTCTACCTGTGCCAGGCGCTCGGCGCCTTCTCCCCCAAGAGCCTCCAGCCCGCGCAGGTGCTGCCGCTAGCCCTCAGCTTCTGCGGCTTCGTCGTCTTCACCAACCTCTCGCTGCAGAGCAACACCATCGGTACCTACCAGCTGGCCAAGGCCATGACCACGCCGGTCATCGTGGTCATCCAAAGCGTGGCTTACGGCAAGACTTTCCCTCTGCGGATCAAGCTGACCCTG GTCCCCATCACGCTGGGTGTTTTCCTCAACTCCTACTACGACGTGAAGTTCAGCGTTCTGGGGATGGCGTTCGCCACCCTGGGTGTCCTGGTGACCTCCCTGTACCAAGTG tGGGTAGGCGCTAAGCAGCATGAGTTGCAGGTAAACTCTATGCAGTTGTTGTACTATCAGGCACCAATGTCCTCAGCTATGTTGTTGTTCATCATACCCTTCTTCGAGCCAGTCTTTGGAGAAGGAGGAATATTTGGGCCCTGGACACTTTCTGCTGTG ATAATGGTACTGCTGTCTGGAATAATAGCCTTTATGGTAAACTTGTCCATTTACTGGATCATTGGAAATACGTCACCTGTCAC GTATAACATGTTTGGACATTTCAAGTTCTGCATCACCCTCCTGGGAGGGTGCCTCTTATTTAAGGATCCACTGTCTGTTAACCAAGGCCTTGGGATTCTGTGCACGCTGTTTGGCATTTTAGCCTACACCCACTTCAAGCTTAGTGAGCAGGAAAGCAATAAGAGTAAATTGGTCCAGCGTCCATAG